From the Halichoerus grypus chromosome 3, mHalGry1.hap1.1, whole genome shotgun sequence genome, one window contains:
- the ZBTB49 gene encoding zinc finger and BTB domain-containing protein 49: MDPVATHGCHLLQQLHEQRIQGLLCDCMLVVKGVCFKAHKNVLAAFSQYFRSLFQNSSGQKSDVFHLDIKNVSGIGQILDFMYTSHLDLNQDNIQVMLDIAQCLQVQNVLNLCHTFLKSATVEQPSGVSCNSAFSLQSTLPADAHCAVSENYPPHLLQECPADVQQSKVLDESHSHAPPSVNLHQSAGEASKQAPDTLDGACPELPFRQPSYYYKLRNFYSKQYYKQAACPSHERVNEQPFTFSTAADLGAGDNQPCAGSHSECVLESSEHLPSHFLAQPLSESAPDPDSDNLCQPPTRQMRLKKAIHLKKLNFLKSQKSAEEPPEGKPDDGLTKRVECASANTTEKATSHGAEEKEGEELVTSERFNCTNEMERPEEPAALEDQSQMLQSQRQYTCELCGKPFKHPSNLELHRRSHTGEKPFECNICGKHFSQAGNLQTHLRRHSGEKPYICEICGKRFAASGDVQRHIIIHSGEKPHLCDICGRGFSNFSNLKEHKKTHTADKVFTCDECGKSFNMQRKLVKHRIRHTGERPYSCSACGKCFGGSGDLRRHVRTHTGEKPYTCEICSKCFTRSAVLRRHKKMHCRPDGGQDALDELAHAIETSDLEKSQSSDSFSQDVSVTLMPVSVKLPVHPAEDSVTEFDGHSAGSYCKFRPVVQPPAAAEPEKLGLDPGKLAKPPMQPAQPPAYAYPDVAAVASEPQLQPDSLSLGRSSLAALDNHCGDALGGRGAATPYRNSEGQFFSSMTLWGLAMKTLQNENELDQ, encoded by the exons ATGGACCCGGTCGCTACTCACGGCTGCCATCTTCTCCAGCAGCTGCACGAGCAGCGCATTCAAGGCCTGCTTTGTGACTGCATGTTGGTCGTGAAAGGGGTGTGCTTTAAAGCACACAAGAATGTTCTGGCAGCGTTCAGTCAGTATTTTAG GAGCCTCTTTCAGAACTCTTCAGGCCAAAAAAGTGATGTTTTTCACTTGGATATTAAAAATGTAAGCGGCATTGGGCAGATTCTGGACTTCATGTACACTTCTCACCTAGATCTTAACCAGGATAATATCCAAGTAATGCTGGACATAGCACAGTGTTTGCAAGTTCAAAATGTTCTGAATCTGTGTCACACATTTTTGAAGTCCGCCACTGTGGAACAGCCCTCGGGCGTGTCTTGTAACAGCGCGTTCTCCCTGCAGAGCACCCTGCCTGCCGATGCGCACTGTGCAGTAAGTGAAAACTACCCTCCTCATTTGCTGCAAGAGTGTCCCGCCGATGTTCAGCAGAGTAAGGTTTTGGATGAATCACATTCTCATGCTCCACCGTCCGTTAATCTCCATCAGTCTGCAGGGGAGGCATCCAAACAAGCGCCCGACACGCTGGATGGCGCCTGCCCAGAGCTGCCTTTCAGACAGCCGAGTTACTACTACAAACTCAGAAACTTTTACAGCAAGCAGTACTACAAACAGGCTGCGTGTCCCAGTCACGAGAGGGTGAATGAGCAGCCCTTCACTTTCAGCACAGCCGCGGACCTCGGTGCTGGTGACAACCAGCCTTGTGCCGGCAGTCATTCCGAATGTGTCCTGGAGTCTTCAGAGCACTTGCCTTCCCACTTCTTGGCCCAGCCCTTGAGTGAATCTGCCCCAGACCCTGACTCAGACAACCTGTGCCAACCACCCACCAGACAGATGAGGCTCAAAAAGGCCATTCACCTTAAGAAGCTGAATTTCCTCAAGTCCCAGAAATCTGCAGAGGAGCCACCTGAAGGCAAGCCGGATGACGGCTTAACGAAAAGGGTGGAGTGCGCTAGTGCAAATACTACAGAGAAAGCCACCAGCCACGGTGCTGAGGAAAAAGAAGGTGAAGAACTCGTCACTTCTGAGCGTTTTAACTGCACTAACGAAATGGAGAGGCCCGAAGAGCCTGCGGCGCTGGAGGACCAGTCCCAGATGCTTCAGTCACAGAGACAGTACACGTGTGAATTGTGTGGAAAACCTTTTAAACACCCGAGCAATCTGGAGCTTCACAGACGGTCACATACAG gtgaGAAACCTTTTGAATGTAACATTTGTGGGAAACATTTCTCTCAG GCAGGTAACTTGCAGACTCACTTACGTCGGCATTCTGGTGAAAAACCATACATCTGCGAAATCTGTGGAAAGAG GTTTGCCGCGTCTGGCGATGTCCAGCGTCACATCATTATTCACTCAGGAGAGAAGCCACACTTGTGTGACATCTGTGGGCGAG GGTTCAGTAACTTCAGTAACTTGAAGGAGCACAAGAAGACACACACGGCCGATAAAGTCTTCACCTGTGACGAGTGCGGCAAGTCCTTCAACATGCAGAGGAAGCTGGTGAAGCACCGGATCCGGCACACGGGAGAGCGGCCCTACAGCTGCTCTGCCTGTG GAAAGTGTTTCGGGGGATCCGGCGACCTGCGCCGGCATGTGCGCACGCACACCGGGGAGAAGCCGTACACATGTGAGATCTGCAGCAAGTGCTTCACGCGCTCGGCGGTGCTGCGGCGGCACAAGAAGATGCACTGCAGGCCCGACGGGGGCCAGGACGCGCTCGACGAGCTCGCTCACGCCATCGAGACCTCCGACCTGGAGAAGTCGCAGAGCTCGGATTCCTTTTCCCAAGACGTGTCTGTGACTCTGATGCCCGTGTCGGTCAAGCTCCCCGTGCACCCGGCCGAAGATTCGGTGACAGAGTTTGACGGCCACTCCGCCGGCTCCTACTGCAAGTTCCGGCCCGTGGTTCAGCCTCCCGCAGCCGCTGAGCCGGAGAAGCTCGGGCTGGATCCCGGCAAACTCGCCAAGCCTCCGATGCAGCCGGCACAGCCTCCGGCGTATGCTTACCCGGACGTGGCCGCCGTGGCCAGCGAGCCGCAGCTGCAGCCCGACAGCCTGTCCCTGGGCCGCTCGTCCCTGGCCGCGCTGGACAATCACTGCGGTGATGCACTGGGCGGCCGCGGGGCCGCCACGCCATACAGGAACTCTGAGGGGCAGTTCTTCTCCAGCATGACGCTCTGGGGGCTGGCCATGAAGACGCTGCAGAATGAAAACGAGCTGGACCAGTGA